The stretch of DNA gaactacaggatttcacagaacttagaaatttccaagtttcaggaagttaagtttacaaatttccaagagctgagtcaccacggagaggaccctgcatgtgtatctttgtggtctccttgagaagacctgttcttgtagacctcacccttcttggctatcctctctcattattaatctaccataattgtgagttgatctttcagggaaCAAGATCAAGGGAAAAGGACAGGTTTTGCTATAACCCCTACAATACAGATTAGTAGAATAGATAAAAAACACAACCCTAATATCCAATGTCTCCAAGAAAGCCATTTAACTCATAAAGATTCTCATAAACTCAAGGttaaagcatgagaaaaaaatatcccatgctatggaaatcaaaagtgagcaggaggcccggtgtgatagctcacacctgtaatcttaacattctgggaggccaaagcgggtggactgcttgagctcagggctttgaaaccagcctgagcaaaagtgagaccctgtctataaagaaataaaacaaatggccaggaattgtggtgggtgccggtaatcccagctactcagggggctgagtcaggaggatttctcaagtgcaaaagtttgaggttgctaatgctataatgccatggcacctacccagggtgatagactgagactttgtctcaaaaaaaaaaaaaagtgagcaggagtagctactcttagatcagataaaacagatttgaaatcaataactgaataactgtaaaaaaaaaaaaaaagacaaagatagccattatataatgatatagggatcaattcaacaattagatctaacaatcctaaatatacatgcacctaACACCAgagtcccagattcataaaagaaataccacttgatctaagaaaagaaacaaacaacatattaatagtGGGGCACTTCAACACTccaatgacaaaactggacagcaAAGTAACACTGAATAAGACAGGACTCTAGAACAAgtgtacttaacagacatttacagaatattttactccCAAAGTATAGATTTATGTTCTTCTCATAAGAACATGGGACATCATtatccaagatagatcatatgttaggccactgaacaagtatcaaaaaattgataaaaatcaaaataatactatgaattgtctcagactacagtggaataaaactagaaatcaattctaaaagaaattttcaaaaccatacaaatacatgcaaattaaaaggCATAATACTAAGTTAACTTTGAGATCAACAATGAAATGAaggtgcaaaatttaaaaaacattttttaaattaaaagacgaACTAACAAAATCTCTGGGGTAAATTAAAAGCAGAGctaagagagaagtttatagcactaaTTACTTCcgattaaaacacagaaatatcatAGGCTTGATgtctgtagctcaacggctagagtgccagccacatacaccaaagctggcaggtttgaatccagccaggcctgccaaacaacaatgacaactgcaacaaaaaaacagtggccattgtggtggttgcctgtagtcccaactactttggaggctgaggcaagataatcacttaaacccaagtgtttgaggttgctgtgagctgtgatgccacagcactctacccagggtgagagcctgcgactctgtctccccccaaaataaataaataaaagacagaaatatcacaaattaataacctaatgTCACACATTGgggttctagaaaaataaaaacaaaccaaaccccaagctggtagaagagaagaaataacaaaaaatcagaggagaactaaataaaattgaaacaaaaaagaacaatataaaggatcaagaaaacaaaaatttgattctttgaaaagacaaataaaactgatataccacacaaaaaaaataaaaagaaaagaaaagaattgatagaCCACTGGGTAGAttaactgagaaaagaagaaaatgattgaaataaggtcaatcagaaatgtaaaaggagacattatatcatgatatcatagaaatgcaaaagatcttctgagactactatgaacaccTCTGTGAACGCAatctaaaaattctagaggaaacgAAAGATGGCGGTGACTGGTTCAGTTTGCTTCAGGATCCACAGCAGGCTTTACCTGTTATTGAAGGGTCAACGTGCAGGACTTTGTGAACGAATATCAAGTTTCAGATTTTATTCTGGAAGTACAACCCTCCCAAAAGTTGAAGGAACTGATGTAACAAGGATTGAAGAAGTGGTTATTCCAAGAAAGAAATCTTGGGATAAAGTGGCCGTTCTTCAGGCACTTGCTTCCACAGTAAACAGGGACACCACAGCTGCACCTTATGCATTTCAAGATGATCCCTACCTTATTTCAGCATCTTCTGTGGAATCTCGTTCATTTTTACTGGCAAAGAAGTCTGGGGAGAATGCAGCAAAGTTTATTATTAATTCAcatcccaaatattttcaaaaggacATAGCTGAACCACATATACCGTGTTTAATGCCTGAGTGCTTTGAACCTCAGATCGAAGAAGTAAGTGAAGCTGCCCTAAAGGAACGAATCAAGCTCAAAAAAGTCAAATCCTCTGTGGACCTGTTTGATCAGCTTTTGCAAGCAGGAACCACTGTGTCTCTTGAAACAACAAATAATCTCTTGGATTTACTGTGTTACTATGGTGACCACGAGCCCTCCACTGATTATCCTTTTCAGCAAACTGAACCGTCAGAGGAATTGGAAGAGGAAAGTAACAAGAAATTTAGGAAGAAGGCTGGTCATCAGATTGGAGCTACCTGGAGCGCAAAAAACAATGCTGAGAGAATCTTTACATTGATGCCAGAGAAAAATTCACATTCCTACTGCACAGTGATCCGAGGGATGGTGAAACATCGAGCTTATGAGCCGGCATTAAACTTGTACACTGAATTATTAAACAACAGACTCCATGCTGATGTATACACATTCAGTGCATTGATTGAAGCAACAATGTTGGGGCTGAATGCGGGTTTTgaggaaaaatggaataaaacactGGAGCTACTGAAACAAATGGTTGCACAGAAGGTGAAACCAAATCTACAGACTTTTAATACCATTTTGAAATGTCTCCGAAGATTTCATGTACTTGCAAGATTGCCAGCAATACAGACCTTACGAGAAATGAAAGCCATTGGAATAGAACCCTCGCTTGCAACATATCAccatattattcagctattttatcaacatgaaaacatttcaaaaggatcatccctgatcatctatgatataatgaatgaattaatgggaAAGAAATTTTCTCCAAAGGATCTGGttgatggtatgttttttcagtcAGCCATGAGAGTTTGCTCATCTCTCAGAGATCTGGAACTTGCTT from Nycticebus coucang isolate mNycCou1 unplaced genomic scaffold, mNycCou1.pri scaffold_44, whole genome shotgun sequence encodes:
- the LOC128579302 gene encoding pentatricopeptide repeat domain-containing protein 3, mitochondrial-like, which codes for MAVTGSVCFRIHSRLYLLLKGQRAGLCERISSFRFYSGSTTLPKVEGTDVTRIEEVVIPRKKSWDKVAVLQALASTVNRDTTAAPYAFQDDPYLISASSVESRSFLLAKKSGENAAKFIINSHPKYFQKDIAEPHIPCLMPECFEPQIEEVSEAALKERIKLKKVKSSVDLFDQLLQAGTTVSLETTNNLLDLLCYYGDHEPSTDYPFQQTEPSEELEEESNKKFRKKAGHQIGATWSAKNNAERIFTLMPEKNSHSYCTVIRGMVKHRAYEPALNLYTELLNNRLHADVYTFSALIEATMLGLNAGFEEKWNKTLELLKQMVAQKVKPNLQTFNTILKCLRRFHVLARLPAIQTLREMKAIGIEPSLATYHHIIQLFYQHENISKGSSLIIYDIMNELMGKKFSPKDLVDGMFFQSAMRVCSSLRDLELAYQVHGLLNTGDNRKFMGPDYRRHFYYSKFFTLICLMEQIDVTLKWYKDLIPSVFFPHSQTLVDLLQALDVANRLEVIPQIWKDSKECGHTFHNDLKEEILILMARDKHPPELLEEFADCAADIKSAYESQDGRQTAPDWPAIPLNCIAVLFLRAGRTHEAWKMLGLFRKHNKIPRNELLNEFMDSAKVSNSPAQAIEVVKLASAFSLPICESLFQRVMTDFAISQEQKEALENLTAWTSDSDSDSSSDSDSDINEGK